Proteins encoded within one genomic window of Triticum aestivum cultivar Chinese Spring chromosome 2D, IWGSC CS RefSeq v2.1, whole genome shotgun sequence:
- the LOC123051741 gene encoding aspartyl protease AED3-like, with protein MAGGFLRGVVLSVLVTLLAAESSCPATPPDAGATLQVSHAFGPCSPLGNAAAAPSWAGFLADQSSRDASRLLYLDSLAVAGRAYAPIASGRQLLQTPTYVVRARLGTPPQQLLLAVDTSNDAAWIPCSGCAGCPTTTPFNPAASKSYRAVPCGSPACSRAPNPSCSLNSKSCGFSLTYADSSLEAALSQDSLAVANDVVKSYTFGCLQKATGTAAPPQGLLGLGRGPLSFLSQTKDMYEGTFSYCLPSFKSLNFSGTLRLGRKGQPLRIKTTPLLVNPHRSSLYYVGMTGIRVGKKVVPIPPSALAFDPATGAGTVLDSGTMFTRLVAPAYVAVRDEVRHRIRGAPLSSLGGFDTCYNTTVKWPPVTFMFTGMQVTLPADNLVIHSTYGTTSCLAMAAAPDGVNTVLNVIASMQQQNHRVLFDVPNGRVGFAREQCTAA; from the coding sequence ATGGCGGGTGGGTTCCTCCGCGGGGTTGTTTTGTCGGTGTTGGTGACTCTTCTAGCTGCGGAGTCGTCGTGCCCAGCGACGCCGCCGGACGCGGGGGCGACGCTGCAGGTGTCGCACGCGTTCGGACCATGCTCACCGCTGGGAAACGCGGCCGCAGCGCCGTCGTGGGCGGGGTTCCTCGCGGACCAGTCCTCGCGGGACGCGTCGCGGCTGCTGTACCTCGACTCCCTCGCCGTGGCCGGGCGCGCGTACGCGCCGATCGCGTCCGGGCGGCAGCTGCTGCAGACGCCGACGTATGTGGTGCGTGCGCGCCTCGGCACCCCGCCGCAGCAGCTCCTCCTCGCCGTCGACACCAGCAACGACGCCGCGTGGATCCCCTGCTCCGGCTGCGCGGGCTGCCCGACGACCACCCCATTCAACCCAGCCGCGTCTAAGTCGTACCGCGCCGTGCCGTGCGGCTCGCCGGCGTGCTCGCGGGCGCCGAACCCGTCCTGCTCGCTCAACAGCAAGTCCTGCGGGTTCAGCCTCACCTACGCCGACTCCTCGCTGGAGGCCGCGCTGTCCCAGGACTCCCTCGCCGTAGCCAACGACGTCGTGAAGAGCTACACCTTCGGATGTCTCCAGAAGGCCACCGGCACGGCGGCGCCGCCGCAGGGCCTCCTCGGGCTCGGCCGCGGGCCGCTGTCATTCCTGTCGCAGACCAAGGACATGTACGAGGGCACCTTCTCCTACTGCCTCCCGAGCTTCAAGTCCCTCAACTTCTCCGGCACGCTCAGGCTCGGCCGCAAGGGCCAGCCGCTGCGCATCAAGACGACGCCGCTGCTCGTCAACCCGCACCGCTCCTCGCTCTACTACGTGGGCATGACCGGCATCCGCGTCGGCAAGAAGGTGGTGCCGATCCCGCCCTCCGCGCTGGCGTTCGACCCGGCGACGGGCGCAGGCACGGTGCTCGACTCCGGGACGATGTTCACCCGGCTGGTGGCGCCGGCGTACGTGGCGGTGCGCGACGAGGTCCGCCACCGCATCCGCGGCGCCCCGCTCTCCTCCCTCGGCGGGTTCGACACGTGCTACAACACGACGGTGAAGTGGCCGCCGGTCACGTTCATGTTCACCGGCATGCAGGTGACGCTGCCCGCGGACAACCTGGTGATCCACAGCACGTACGGCACCACCAGCTGCCTGGCGATGGCGGCGGCCCCCGACGGCGTGAACACGGTGCTCAACGTCATCGCGAGCATGCAGCAGCAGAACCACCGCGTCCTGTTCGACGTGCCCAACGGACGCGTCGGCTTCGCCCGCGAGCAGTGCACCGCGGCTTGA